DNA from Solenopsis invicta isolate M01_SB chromosome 4, UNIL_Sinv_3.0, whole genome shotgun sequence:
ttaaatacgtaGATAGTTGtattgaagaaatataattaagttgaaaaatttagtcaagttaagaATTTTTTGTCTCAgtgtatatgaataaaaattatacaaaagaaaaaaaatatatataaatattatatattgtttttttctgttcgattttatatataatatatagattttttaatggGTAGTATGCTTGAAATGATTCTCTatctcttcaatttttatatcttgATATTACATCAACTGACGATTAGATTAGTAGATTATATCTGTATGTCATTCTAAATTAAACTGAAGATTCTCACACATTGCatcatatatcattttttagtatatttattatgtatataatacaatgtGTTACAATGTAAAATTCTTCAGAACGAGATATATGCAAATGAAACTATATGGATGTCAATCACGATTGCTTATATTGGCAATGAAGGAGCAAAGATTCTCTGGCGCCTTTAGTCCGCCTTGATGGATTTATTTGACTTTGACGTCATGTCACGGTACACGCATAAATCAGCGCTAATTGATTCACGCTGTCGGATTATCTAACGGAGGAGTTGCACGTGACAAAAATCGAACTGGTCGTTGATACGTGTGTCACTTAATAATCTGTAGAATATAAGAATCTATAGTTCAAGAGGTACTCTGCGAATTATCTAATTGCCATATTGCGACAGTTTTCATGGCCGGCGATATCGAGCGTATCTCGCAAAAATTGTGTTAGATTTATCAGCGAATTTTCTAGCGATAAGGGTACACGAGAAGAGATTTGACGTCAAACgaatctaaattttattgtgaCAGAAGTTTATATCCCTAAATTTTCCTCGAtcaatttgcaataaattaatcaattaatattttctagttgACGCTTCCATTTAATATGTTAAGATTTATTCTTAAaagattctttaaaaaacaCAGATTTAAAGACATTGAGATTTATTAGGGAggttctttaaaaaaatggaggaaagttacgtgtgtgtgtgtgtgtgatttttcgtttatcttttatctaaatctcgtagagtgaaaaacCATACaaaaattgcacaagctcaattttccttcttttaaaatgatatttcattctacgagatttaaaacatgtatttttCAACAAAGAAGCTTTTGGCTATGATTATtgtcttcaaaataataaataatgaacaaaatttaagcaataaaatataatttgttatttaaaaatattttctgtataatattgacgaaaaatgtaatactgatgttgtgtaaaaatatttcgcattgtttataacaatgatttaaatataataagttaCTGTATTGTCACTATGACATCATCTTTAAAGAGAATTGTACTTCATTCttttaattccaaaatgttctttaaattcCAGTCTTTCTTATGAATATACATAGTTCttgaaaattcttatattttgtttgcgatgaaataaattaattctccATCTATAAAACTCAATGCTGTTTTAGAATATTATaagtttaaagaaaactatacggtcaataaatttgaaaaaatgcaggaatgtatattaattataaacttattctAAAAATgtcaagtttttatattatataaaaacgtggAGAACTTACTTAAATCTGTTATTGCTGTTTTCCAGGATTCTCTTCTACACGACGCAGCCCGCACACATAATCACAATCGCCGCAGTCTTATTCGTTACATCAGTCCTCTTTCCAGCCAAGGGAAAGGTGCAGGTCCCGGGCTCTTATTCAAGAATGTTATCCTTCATTTATCTCGCATCTTTTGTCATACACTTTGGCGCTCAAATTTGGATGACCTTCGTATCAGGTATCTATGCATGTAATTAAgaaatactaaatatatttttaataaaagtaataaggAAGTAATTTCTTGAACTttgttctttaataaattaaatttgaatttctttctcgatttaaaatgattttctcTGAAATAATACATGGTTTTTTTACAGGTCTATCTTTGTACTTTGCACTGCCACGACATGCCTTTGGCGAAGTGCAGCGCGTGCTATTTCCGAGATACTTCACGATAAACGCTTGTCTAAGTCTCATCACGCTCTTCATATTTGTCAAGCATCATCCGATCTATACATGGGACGCTGAAATTGCTGTTCAGGTAGATACTAGCTACAAATAATGCTTTAAAACAATTGccatatttgatattaaaaaactaagacataaatataatttaattttctttaaaacttaaaaaaaaaaaaaaaaaaacataagtaTACAGTATGAATTCTAAGAGAAGTAAAACTTGTGTTTTATGCAGGTTGGTGCAATGTCCGGAGCCTTTTTCTTGGAGCTGCTGATACGCCTCTACTTGACACCGCCACTTCTCCAGCTGATCGTgcagaaaaacaattttgagCGCGCGGTCGGCGTCGGCAACGAAATAGGCCGTCACAATCCTGGACCGCTTAAAAATTGTACGCATTATCTGAAAATCCACCGAGCGTTCCGCCGAGTGCACGTGTGGATAGCTATGGGAAACATGCTAACTATGGCGTGCACGGTACTTCATCTCTATTACATAGCGAGCAAATTATGTGCTTTGTAAGAGCAATTAGTTTTCAATAGTAAAATCTATATAGATtcctagtaaaaaaaaaattgaagaggaTATTCTTTGGTTTATTTTAGGAAGAGataatcttataaatatatatcttaaattgttttgttttcaaaatactagggtgtcaaagttgaaaaaaaataaaaatttcgaaaatttgaaaACCAGTTTAcggatattttattcaaatttgatgCGCGCATATGACATTAAAGACTAATTTCTAGTACCAGATAAATCGTTATTAGATCCATTTTTCAGATTGTTAGATATcttgtaattttgaaaattaaggtttagaataattttaagttttataatttctttctaaaataAGCTAAGAAATATatcctttaattttttgtacttgCTTAGGAATCATCTTATACATGCTTTCATTCGAGGCCTCAAGAAAGTTTTCGAAAAGGATATATagaatctaaaaaataattttgagaaaagcgTTTTAGCAGTAATGCGTGTTAGTACG
Protein-coding regions in this window:
- the LOC105200128 gene encoding transmembrane protein 205, whose protein sequence is MCVRTLVGNETSESIIAPIAPEPDTDSKRCEKLSRTKEKYMKLYEEMLEKEEQQRRRQLEEENALYLPDLADDVLAASTNHYGMMLKKLSTYYEVVRQSKAAKILFYTTQPAHIITIAAVLFVTSVLFPAKGKVQVPGSYSRMLSFIYLASFVIHFGAQIWMTFVSGLSLYFALPRHAFGEVQRVLFPRYFTINACLSLITLFIFVKHHPIYTWDAEIAVQVGAMSGAFFLELLIRLYLTPPLLQLIVQKNNFERAVGVGNEIGRHNPGPLKNCTHYLKIHRAFRRVHVWIAMGNMLTMACTVLHLYYIASKLCAL